The Candidatus Rokuibacteriota bacterium genome segment CTCCCCCAGATGACCTCGGACAGCTCAGTCCCGGTGACCCCCTGGATGACGAAGAGGTTGAGGCCGACGGGTGGGCTCAGGAGCCCGGCCTGGAGCAGCACCGTCATGAACACGCCGAACCACACCTGGTCGAAGCCGGAGGCGCGGATCATGGGCAGGACGAAGGGGAGCATGATGATCATGAGCGAGAA includes the following:
- a CDS encoding TRAP transporter large permease subunit, which codes for FSLMIIMLPFVLPMIRASGFDQVWFGVFMTVLLQAGLLSPPVGLNLFVIQGVTGTELSEVIWGSMPFLLVMLGVAVVLVMFPPLALWLPAHWIG